The Gossypium arboreum isolate Shixiya-1 chromosome 6, ASM2569848v2, whole genome shotgun sequence DNA window AAAGACGCCTCAATCTGCTAATGATAGGGGAATCTAGGAAGGGCTTTAAGGACGGTGGGCAAAGGTCGAAACCTTTCTGCAAGAATATCCAAGTGCACGAGATGAAAAATTTAATTCTCAATAAGCAAAACAGATAAAATTTAAGGTCGTCGAGCTAATGACATTAAACAAAAGTgctttttgggaggcaacccaaatttatttttaatttattgaattttttaattttagattaatttagattgaaaataaaatgaataataaccAAATTATTAATTAATCAGGTTAATGTGTTATTTTCAGGGACGTAATAAAGGTTGTCAATTTTCTGACCAGCATCCTCACAATTTTGCAAAGTGGTCACTTCCACATCCTCTGTCTCACTAAAAAATACACGATGAGTACACTTTACCTTTATCTCTATTGTACTTAAATTCTTTACAATATCTTAAAGACAAGCATAGGTTAAGTAGGGGGAGTAGGACTAGTAAGATGCATGattatttttcctttaacatgcGTTAAATTCTTATACCGAGATTATTCGTTTGTTTGTTTGACATTAAGCCTTTAGTTCCTATACTTAGTCAATTTAAATAATTGGGTAAAcctttgattaaatgttcattaTCTAAGATTAATTGACGTGtatgttataaaatttaaatgttgtaattaaattgtttcatgaaaattgaTACCTTATAAATTTGCTTGGTAAGCATAACATttttattatgaatatattattaaaaaaaagaaaaaaatacataaataagtTCTACTCCACTGATAGCTTAGGTTATGAGTGAGGATGTCGGTAATGTGACCGAAATGAGTAACCAGAatgaggtgcttgggttgtcatctcattTCGCGTAAAAAGGTTCGAGTGATAAACCGAAAACTTGCAAACACTTTGCTAATCGAGCTACCGTGAGTAGGGGAAATAGTTCATTTGGAGACGTGTCAAATTGAGTAACCGAAGTAGGGTGATTGGTTGTCATCTTATTTCGTATAAAAAGGTTTGACTACGTCCCAAATTTACTACATTGAAAATTAATACCTTacaaattttggtttaaatttaatttagcgaaattatttaaattacaatttaaaattttctggATACTTGTTGATTAACTTGAGTAATTCagcatttattcatttttttcctAAACAATTTGGATTGATAATTGTCGTGGAAGAGAGGCTTGATTTTTGATAAATTAGTGGATAGTGTTTGTTGTGGAAACTTACGGTATGCTTGAGGGCAGGCGTAGGCTAAGTAGAGGGATTTGATAACATGTTAAATTTGCATGATTTTTGTGTTTAAATCTGTTAATTCTTGAATTGAACCCTACTAAATGAagtgattttatgttttaatccTATTAGGAATGCAATTGGGATGCTATGAGTAAAAAAAAGAGCAGAAAAGGACCAATTTGCAACACAGTCAATAAAGTGAGGCCGAATCAGAAACTTGGAAACAGTCAAGGACTCATGAGATTTCTTTTGACTTTGAAAAACCTAAAATTAGAagaaaatatgattttatttttatttaattttaattttatagtgGGTAATTAGGCCAAATTTAGTAAATCCTACGTATATAAATAGGGCATTTATGGTAGCTCGAAAATACACTTGAATTTACCTAGGAATTGATTAGAAAATCAATTTATTCTTCTTTCATATATTTGCGTGAAAGTGTGTAGGCATTCTGCCAATTTTTGTTTCCAATTCAATTTTTGGCATAATTGTTTTTCAAGCCCTTCCCCTTCCATCTTTCTCCATTATCATCAAATCACCTTTCATAACCTACAAAGCAtgattaatttcatgttttactaaATTCTAACTTAGCTTTAGGTCGGTATTCTTTCCGGTCAAGAATCGTGAGATACGCATCCATAAAAAAAATCCTTCCAATCGATATTCACTAttttcctaagtatcgggattgacaaatttatcccttaaagttaacatgatttcaaatcaaaaagtGTGTTGGGTTGGAGTTGTGTTTGCTGAAAGTTGGGGAAATGAGTCGGCTGTGCTGTATTCGGATCTCCGAGAACAAATCAAGGGAGAAGTGATTGGGTTTAAACGACCAGCGCGGTTGAGGCTattaattcgagttgggttctttAGAACGCAAGGTTGCCGGAGTCTTAAATCGGGAACGCGCGTATCTTggttagataatcggtaagggttggtttgcaggtcgtacCGAGACTAGCTACAAGAGGAAGAATTGGCGATTAGGATGTTCTTAACTactataaccagcttatcgtttagaggagaaaattaattttcgagGATAGATTTATTATctttgtttataaaattcaaatttatttcccaaattaattttatttccaatttatttaattatttatttatgttgtttcaattatttaatttctaaactcctctgatttatttgtttatttttcaacaGGTCCGtttggagtcgtgggcacgactatTGCCACAATTATCTACACGACAGAAATTCTGATCACAAGTTAAACGTGAAAGTTGATTATAATACCAATCCCTGTGGACTCaaccctactaccactctttactactatttaaagttatttcaattgtaggaattatttttggtggtttcgacgCTTGTCAGTCTTTTAATATTGCATCAGTGTTTGAATTCCATCTAGGGATTTATACAATTAGGTTCATCAGCAACTAAGATCTAAGGATGATTAACAAGTGGATGTGAGAGTAGTTAATGACTGCTTTAGGGTTTCTTAGCGGATCAGTTGGTTTGGGTTGAAAGagcttaaaccctaggcttgacaatcCTATGAAGTTTATTTAGATAGATGAGGTCGAAAGAATAGTCTATCGAGCATCACTTAGCCTGTGCGAAAGATAAGGAGTTCTTATCGACTAGTTAGGTTAGTTAAAAGGTGAGAGGTAATAACTAGGTTAACTATTAGCTGATTGAATAGAACCCTAGATCAAGAGTTAGCTATGAACATTGAAGGGAGTTGGAATTCTGTTTATTCTATCAATAGATTTacaaattattttatttctactaTTTAATGTCTTTTGcaccttttatttatatttaattcttACTCATGAATTATTGTATTATGGTTCCAAATTAATACTGCTTAGACTTGTTGGTGTATGAATTAAAAGTAATCTAATTAAGCTTCTTTTGGGTATGATTCTCAAAAAACTTTCGTGTTCTGTTGTAACAATCTGTATTAAAATATGACTCGTATAGTTGTGAACACTGACTAATTCCACATTTTTTATAATAGTATTCTTACTCTGGGACATTCACATATCGGGAGGCGGTTAGAACAAAACTAACCCTTAAGTTTATTAGTGGATTCTAGTAATTGGGAtgcttaatttctttttttttctttttggatttttttttacaattttttattttttagttttaattatttcttaaaaataaattattataattttcattattatatttttatcttttattttagaCATTTcaaaagtttattttattttttatgaaattatccTACATAATTTACCTTTTGCGCATGTGGCGCTTTCCcaatgcttttttttttaatagaggAAAAGGTTAGATTAATTGGTATAACAACATCCAACTTTAGGCATCAAAtcgaataaataaattttttaattattaaagtgATATTAAAATATAACTTTGAGAGCTAAATAAACATTTAAACTTTTtttaatgagtttataattataattacattataaaTTTACAAATAATATATATTCAATTAATTATAACTAAAAATAACTTAATTCAAAAGTATAACCAATTGAAAATCAAAATACATCTAGATTTAGGGTAGGTTTGGAGTGGCGGTGCGGTgtgtttagcttactttttgtctcacgctacagtatcGCTACAGTATCCAATCTCATCTCCACCGCTATTTTTACATTAACCGCAGGTAAACGCACCGCctatccaaactcacccttagaCCAAAATATATTTAGAAGGACAAGGTGCATAGTGCCaatgatttaaaaaaatttgTGTCAAACTGGTAATACCTCTAGATTATACGTCCAAATAGTTTAaccaaattattaaattatattataaattcaatataaaaattattattttaatattaaataattattaaataatgtaATTTATCAGTAAAAATATGCACAAGGATCActagttttttaaaaaattaatgataTTATCTTCAATTTTTAAAGAAGGGTTAAAATATGAACAAAATGGTTACAATTTTTCAGTtgtcaaaataattttaacaaaaaaaattaaaattttgtttttagtttacaACCAGAGTGCAATTATAATACAATTACAAATACACATTCAAGTAACTTCAATGTACAATCAGCTATTACAACACAAATAGACTATTTGattaattacaaaatagaatcaaattattaaattacaaatacactaaaaattaaaacaattcaaaataagattaattaactaaattaaaactCACACATAATGACAATACTAATCGATCATACTGATTTGAAGGGAAAGATCTTTTGCACCAAAAACTGCTTTGAACCACCAACAGTGGACCGGACATATTGGTAAAATCACGTAAACcggtttttatattttattttttgaaatttctaTCTCAACCTGGAAAAGAAACTATATTCATTTAAAAACACCAACCTTGATCCCTTAAAAGTTACTAAATACAACTACCCAACCCAGTACAAAAAGTTTAATAACAAATTTGGTCATTAAAATTTAGATGTTTTATAAAATGATCTTaatcgtattttaaattttttaattatcaacttttatttttaaaattattttttaatagatttaatgaaAATGTCGTTAAAAAGTTATTAAGTTGATGTGGAATTTtataagtaaaatattttaagtgaaatataattcattatttatataacctaataaaataattatatgtaaaaataataaaataaataatttatgaacttaaaaataattcttaatttaaagaaaataaacataattattttaaaaattgaaactttttttagataattatgtttattttttaaattgaaatcttttagataattacatttattttctttaaattaagagttatttttaattttattgtataatttatttattttattatttttgagatGTAATTAGTTACCAAATCCAAAAAAGCAAATAGACAAAAATTTAGCCTTTATGCCTTGTTGCCGTTCGTCTTTGCTATGATTCTGTCTAGTCTTCTCAAGTCTCAAGCTAAGCTTGCCCATCGTCGTCGTAACCAGTTGCTGCTGTCGTCGAGGTGAGGTCTCAGCtgcttgcttttttttttttttgttagcttagCCTCGGGTCTGGGTTGTTAAGGGGTGAAAAGAAGAGGACAAGGGTGGGAAACATCTGGTAAATGAATTTGGGTAGAAGAGACGACTGAGATCTTGATGAATAAAGTACAAGAAGATAAACAGACAGAGATGCAATGGTGCTTATGCTTTTCATTTTTGAAGATGTAAAAGGAAAGTAGACAGTAGGCAAAGAAGCTTCTGTTTGTTTGGGTTTACTTTGAAATTGTCATGGGAAGCAAAGGCTAGATGACATCCATTATTATTGGTTTTCTGTATTGGCTGTTTTTAAGTTGTAACCGTTGTTAATATTTTTTTGAAGCGGTTAAATTAAAAATCTATAATTTGACTATTCGATTGGTCTTAAATATGACAAACAAAAATTGGTTTGCATTACCAGTTCAACGATCTTCTATTATTAAAGAATATTTTGAAGTGATTGGATTGTTTTCATCGCTGTGGTTGGAGTTTTGATGTACCAAAATCTTAGGGATACTTGGATTATTCAAAACATTATTCCAATACCATGTGTTGGCCCTACTaccaaaaagaaaaatgaaatacaTAGGATAGATGCTGATTTAAGAAAAAAGTTCAGCCTTATTTCTACCCCAATCTCTTCCGGCCTTCATGGGATTAATAATAATTAGCTTACAACAACCCCTGTTCCACATATTCTTTGTTACTCAAACAGTATAGTGTTGTTGAATGGTATCAATGTCGAGTCCTTTGAGCTTCACTACGGATTCAACGTGTCCTTTGAGTGTGTGAAGCTCCCTCAACCTGGTCAAACCCAGAAATAGTGATTATGAATATGGGTTGTAAACCCTAGAAAAATGTGATTATATTATATCCGAGTGGAGTCAAAGTAAAGAATTATCACCTTGCAACTTCGGCACGCTTCCTGGCTTGCTCAGCAATCTCCGACAGTTCTATATAGTTGCTCTTCTCGGTCATTTCAGGAGGTGTCAAGCCATGAAGGGTGCGTTGAGCCAATGCCCATTGTGCTTCCCTCTCTCCTTTTCCGTAATCCTTCTTTGTTGTGAAGGCAGTCTACAAATTTTGATTGTGAGATTAAACATCCAATAGGATCACATGGAAATTAATTACCACTTCTTATCCTTCACATTGGGTTTACCTTGTTTTGAAGCAAATTATTCCAAGCTTTTCCACTCATGGCATAGCGGATTAAGAACTTGATTACATCAAGTGGGAAGTAAAAGACTACACTGTAGATCCAGATTACACCCGCCCAACCCCATCCTATGCCTTTGATTCTTGCAAACCCCCAGTTTGCATAAACTGCAATTACAGTAGCCACCTACATGGTTGAATAAAAACAACAATTATATTCCACCAATTTGAAGTGGgatttttttctttattcattTTTTGGGGGTTAGGGAACTCACGAGTTGTGCCAAAATGAAGGCAATCACGAGCAAGAAACCGGGACGTTCGATGAAAGACCAGCTTCGAGAACGAGTGACGAAGATGAGTGCTTGACTCACTATGCTCACTTGGAGGTAAACAGCAGCTGTAAGCTCGTCCTGATTGTGTCTAATGGATCTTACACCAAATTTATCCTGCAATGAATATCATCCTTTAGTTTAGCTTCGCAATTTGATTATGCTGGTTTAAGGAGGCAATAAAGGGTTTTTGCATACAGAAAAGAAGTTCGAGTCATTCGCAGCCCAGAAGAAAACAAGAGTCATGCAAGCTAGATAGGTGCCGAGGACAATGCCAGTGCAAAAAATCTCCTTGAGCTTCCACGAGTCAGGCATTGGAGATGGCTTAACCCTGTCCTTGGAAATGGTCATAATTGTTCCATCATTGAGTATGGCTATGATCAAAACCATGAAAGGTGAAAAATCGAACTTCCAAATAAGTGCAAGGAGCATAAATCCCAACACGATTCGGATAGTAATGGAGACAGCATAGATGGTGTAGTTTTTCATTCTCTGGAAAATTGCTCTACTTGTCAGAACAGCACTCACAATCACACTTAGTCCTGGTTCTGTTAATACTATGTCCGACGCACTACGAGCTGCATCGGTTGCATCATCGACTGCAATCCCAGTATCAGCCTTCTTAAGAGCTGGTGCATCATTCACACCGTCTCCGGTCATGCCACATATGTGCTTTCTTTGTTGTAGCCTCTTCACAATTTCATACTTGTGCTCTAAGTTAGCCATTAGTTAAAACAACAGTGATAGATTTCTTTAAAGCCTCGAATTAATACCGGACTGTGTTCAATAAACTCACCAGGAAAAACGCCCGCAAAACCATCAGCCTTCTCGATAAGCTCATCAACGCCAATTGTATCTAATGCATCACCCTTATTTTCACCAAGGAGAACTGATGATGGATACATGTTGGTTCCCATGCCGAGCCGGCGACCAGTTTCCTTTCCAATGGCTAGTTGATCACCTGTGATCATCTTGACATTGACACCAAGACTTAGAGCACGGCGAATTGTCTCTGCGCTATCATGCCTTGGGGGATCAAATAGAGGCAATAAACCCACAAATTGCCATGGATCTCCTTGGCCATCCTTGGTTTTCTCAGGCACTTTCTACAATATCAAAATGTTTATTTCATAATAAGATTTTCTTTCCATTTACTTGAGAATTCCATATATGATTAAGGAGAAAAGTAGCATAGAAAGTTACTTGTTTTGCCACTGCAAGAGAGCGAAGCCCACGATCAGCAAACTTAGTAATGATATCATGAGCTCTCCTCTTCGCATCATTTCGGAGGTTACATAGTTCAATAATCTGATAGGGATGTCAAATCCTAGGTATcaacataagaaaataactttgTTGATAAGAAAAGCATTGGTACGATGGTAAACCAATCCATTTACCTGTTCTGGAGCACCTTTGCTGACTCGGTGCCAACTACCATCAGCCTCGATATATGTCATGGCTGTACGCTTATCAACAGGGTTGAAGGGAAAGAAATGAACTTCTGTAACCCCTGCTCTGGCCTGCAAAATAAATTTCATGTTACCAGTTGATGTATAATGATGAATAGGATTTATTTTTGTCAATCTTGACACTCACCTCCTTGGGATCACCTAGCATTCCAACAATACAGGCATCAATGGCATCTTGATTCTCAACCCGGGAGGCCCTTGCCGCTAGTAGAAGAACCATTTCCTTGTCAATATTGTCCATGAACACCTGAAATTTCACATGATCGTTATGTGACATGATCAGTGCAAAATCAATATGCCATagtaatttttaagttttaattcaaGAACTAACCTCAATCATGCTCTTGTCCACTGTAAGCTTGTTGAGAGTGAGTGTCCCTGTCTTATCACTGCAAAGTACGTCCATTCCAGCCATTTCTTCAATTGCTGTCATTCTCTTAGTGATGGCTCCTTGTTGTGAAAGCCGGTGAGATCCGATAGCCATGGTCACAGATAAAACTGTTGGCATGGCAATTGGAATCCCTCCAATGAGAAGCACCAATAGATTATCGATTCCATCTCTGTACTTACGGCGCTGGATTGGATACATCACAACAATCTCGATAAGCATCCCTACTCCAATTGAGCATATGCAGAAGTTCCCAATTGCTGTCAGCACCTAATAAAACAACCGTCATCCATTGCACATCATCAGGTAACAAGTAAAGAACAAGTGCAAGTTCCAAACTTGGAAATACTGCTAAGTACATTAAATCTTCTTTACCTGCTGGAAGTGCCCTACGTTATTGGTGCTATCAACAAGGTGAGCAGCTTTTCCAAAGAAGGTGTGGACGCCAGTGGCAATAACGACAGCCTCAATCTCACCTTGCTTTACAGTCGAACCAGAGAATACCTCATCACCTGAGTGCTTATTTACAGGCAAAGACTCACCGGTAAGAGCAGACTGATCAATCTTGAGTGAATCACCTTCAAGAAGACGTGCATCTGCAGGGACAATATCTCCCAATTTAATACTGATGATGTCTCCCGGTACCAAAATCGCAGCTTCTTGCTCGTTCCATTTTCCATCTCTTAGGACCTTCAACCATTCAAACAAGTAAAAAGGGTTAGAAAGGCCTTGTCCCCCTTTTCTTGCAACACAAGCAATTTCGACATTAAAGTTTGTGAATATGGTGTTTGCAAGTTATTTTTTGGTATCCTTAAGCACCTTGGTTTTGGGAGCAAGACCAGCCATAAGTGCAGCAGCAGCATTTCCTGCATTATTTTCTTCGATGAAGCTAATAGTTGAGTTGATGAAGAGCAATGAGACAATTCCAATAAAATCTTGCCAATCTGGGGGTTTGCCCTGTCATTTTATCATACAAATACAATAAGAGATTGCTTATTTAAGCCTATTAGTTCAAGTAAAAGAGAGAGATGAGTGTAAACATACTCCTCCATTAGCCAAAGCAATGGCCATAATAGCAGCAAACTCCATGACCCATGAAAGAGGATTCCACATAAATCCCAAGAACTTCAGAACCTTGTTTTCCTGTTTAATGTTAgaagtttttttttccttttagttTTATACATTAACCTAAAAGCAAAAAGGTATAAATTAGAAAACTTTTGCCTTTTTCTCTTCAAGTTTGTTGGGACCAAAGATTTGAAGCCTTTTTTGGCCTTCTTCACTTGTCAGGCCGTTCCTGGTGCATTTCAATTGTTGAAACACTTCTTCAACGGGAATTCGCTCCTGCAATCACCACGTtcgagtttatatatatatatgtaagtataAAAGATTAGCCTTTTTACACGGAACACTTTACTGGCTGAATACGAGGGAAAGAAATACTGACAAGATCAACAGTCTCATTCttgatttcttccaagctgatgCTCTTATCCGCCATGTTTCTCTCTGATTAGTTTCCCAGgaacatataattaaattaaaagaaaaaagaaggaaaTGTAGTCTCTTTATTTATCTTTCCATGCAAACCAAAAGTACGTTATAAGTTATAAATTGGGAGCTGAAACTACTCTCATAGAAACCCACATCTTTTCTTTATATATGTTGAGCTTTGTGCGGCTTGTTTTTAACTTCTACCTCAAAAAGAAAAAAGTAATTAAGAACAACTTAATAACTAGGTATTATTATGTTAATTTATGGGGGAAATTTAAAGTTTATTACGGTTAAAGCAATAGTACAAAATATACAAAGTGGAAACTCAAAGTTaaagtggtgtgttggttgggttaTCTATATAGCTGAGCTTTGGGAAAATTCGGGACCGTAAATGAGCGAAGGAGCAGGAGAGTCCTTTGGTCGACGCTGGCCAAGTCATTAGGCTATAAGCTATTTCACTATgtatttctctctctctctctctctctctctctctctctctctctctctctctctctctctctctctctctctctctctcaaacCATAAAACTTGCCAATTTGTTGGTTAGTTTGGGATGTTAACATTTACGGGAATGGTGGAAACAACCTAGGGGCCACTTGTTATGTCATTTTATGCATGacgaaaaagggaggattttcgGGGTCTATTCGAATTGCCAAATTATGATAAATAACATAATATGTTTAAATGCTTCACACTCTCTTCGATTGATTCATGATCATTCTCAACAAATGAAAGCataattcttttttattttattattccctAAACTATAACCTTATTCTAATTTTATAAAATGCTTATTCTAATAAAATTACTcaataacaaaaacaaaaaacaaattaaataaaaataacatgtgttttaagtttttttaaataatatggaCAAACTAAAAACAATTTGAGTTAactatttataaatatgaatAAACTCAAATAAAATTTGCAATTCATATTCTTAGCTTAACAAAGTTGTGAGGAACTTT harbors:
- the LOC108485387 gene encoding ATPase 9, plasma membrane-type-like, which encodes MADKSISLEEIKNETVDLERIPVEEVFQQLKCTRNGLTSEEGQKRLQIFGPNKLEEKKENKVLKFLGFMWNPLSWVMEFAAIMAIALANGGGKPPDWQDFIGIVSLLFINSTISFIEENNAGNAAAALMAGLAPKTKVLRDGKWNEQEAAILVPGDIISIKLGDIVPADARLLEGDSLKIDQSALTGESLPVNKHSGDEVFSGSTVKQGEIEAVVIATGVHTFFGKAAHLVDSTNNVGHFQQVLTAIGNFCICSIGVGMLIEIVVMYPIQRRKYRDGIDNLLVLLIGGIPIAMPTVLSVTMAIGSHRLSQQGAITKRMTAIEEMAGMDVLCSDKTGTLTLNKLTVDKSMIEVFMDNIDKEMVLLLAARASRVENQDAIDACIVGMLGDPKEARAGVTEVHFFPFNPVDKRTAMTYIEADGSWHRVSKGAPEQIIELCNLRNDAKRRAHDIITKFADRGLRSLAVAKQKVPEKTKDGQGDPWQFVGLLPLFDPPRHDSAETIRRALSLGVNVKMITGDQLAIGKETGRRLGMGTNMYPSSVLLGENKGDALDTIGVDELIEKADGFAGVFPEHKYEIVKRLQQRKHICGMTGDGVNDAPALKKADTGIAVDDATDAARSASDIVLTEPGLSVIVSAVLTSRAIFQRMKNYTIYAVSITIRIVLGFMLLALIWKFDFSPFMVLIIAILNDGTIMTISKDRVKPSPMPDSWKLKEIFCTGIVLGTYLACMTLVFFWAANDSNFFSDKFGVRSIRHNQDELTAAVYLQVSIVSQALIFVTRSRSWSFIERPGFLLVIAFILAQLVATVIAVYANWGFARIKGIGWGWAGVIWIYSVVFYFPLDVIKFLIRYAMSGKAWNNLLQNKTAFTTKKDYGKGEREAQWALAQRTLHGLTPPEMTEKSNYIELSEIAEQARKRAEVARLRELHTLKGHVESVVKLKGLDIDTIQQHYTV